The genomic interval TacaatataacttaaaatatgatCATCGAACTTTTAATGTACGACTAAGAATTAGATTGATATTAGTAGGAAATGTTGACCGCATGCAATTAATTTCTACACATATTTCATGCTTTGGTTATTAACTATTTTTCATTCTCTATATGTTTACTCTAATGGTACATTATATGTTAAGATTGTAtggataataaaaatatttcttgcATGTTTTGACCAGAGATATGACTCCCACACGACCGCACAAATATTTACTTTAGTTGCATAgatactattttttttcctaGTTTGATAGGTCGGTCATATtttgtactattttttttttaataaatttcatcatatttaattgaatatttttaagaCTTTTTCTATGTTCCTTCTTTTTCTCGATATTATAGTTTTGAATTTGGGAAATTAAACACAATGTCGTTGGTGGTTAGATATAAATTTGTTTCAATTTATTGTaggtaaatatttataacaattcttTTAAAGATCATTTTACACTAAAATGGTTAATTGCAtactaaaatattatgaaattcTTTAAACGGTAAAATAGTTTGCATATGAAGTAATTCAtacaaaatgataaatattttatccttACTCATAATGATCCTATACtcatatattatatcatatcaaaagatattcttttcaaatttaatattggatctaccttattattattatatgttaaataCTTAATTCTCCATTAGTGTGTTTGTATGAAGTCATTGAAAATtctaaagaattaaaaattgtaAGCAATTCAAAATGCTTCAATTGCTTTTCTTCATAAATAATTCGGGTTGTTTTGAtagaaaaattgtttatttgaattttgatcatatttataaatttaaaaaaatattaggccaaaaattaaaattaaaatatggcaaagaaatttaaaaatttatagagaCAAATTTGATATTCACATTGtataaaattaagaagaaatttcaaaatcttacccatttctaaaataatatttgaaattttcaaaatttaattttgacaacaTACTTCATAAAACTTCTTCATTATAAAAACTCTTCAAATTTATCatctaaaaatagagtttacATAGAAGAATTTGAATTACACACTAAAATTACACTACTTCAAGAAACTCTTTTATCCAAAtatattaagtattttttaaatacttaattttaaatattttatacatttgcttataaaattatatttctcaaTGAGTTTAGATTCCCTTTATAGCACGGTTAAGCAATAATGGGGCGATGGCGTAAGCCAAAATAGAAGCATAATATCATAGGACAACCACATCTAAATGGGGAATTTTATTTGTCTTTGTTTACtttctaatttttcttttatacttTATGAGTTATCAGTATCACTTTCTATTTTATTGATTAGCTTTATTTTCTTTGAATCTTTTTATGAGATGGAGCGTATGCAAATGTGGACTCCATGACAAATGGTGGGGTCCACCAAAAGCAGCCCCTATTTGCCGACCACATCCTCAAAGCCTTTGTCTTTTTCATAGTGCTTTAGACTCTGCCTCCAAAATGTGACTATTTGCCACAAAGCacaaactaaatataaaatatgtgttCCCTACATCATGCCTTGCATATGGGTTCCTTgtctaattattatttcaattatgTTTATGCAAAATTGGATTCTCTTTCACCTGggcattttaaaattatgataatgtccctatgtttattttgtttttttaaacatagctttttttttttttttttttatagataaatgttACTAAAATAACAAGGCAGAGCCAGATAAGTAGGGGGCTAgtagaaacaaaaattaaatctcaactaataaaaatataaatatcaaactttatacaaattatatatagtttaaattttttatttaaaaagtaactattaaataatctattatttttattaaatgtcagTGTAAAATGAatttacataacaaaataaatccCATTTTCTCTTTGAAAAAGGGTTAGTAGgtttatatcaatataaaatattcaaaccctcatataaatgattaaaattctATGAACTATATTTCTCTtttctatatttaatataaaaattacacaacttaagaaaatgttcaaaatacattattatttttagtttattatgataattttatttgaccCTTCCTTTTTAAAATGGATAGTGTGATTTGAAATGACTATAATGGTACACACTaagaaatttaatataatataagacatacaaactaaagaaaaataaggatGGTTGGAGTCTCTGCAGAAATACACGTCTATGTTAATTTTCAGGATTCtaactttgaatttttatttatttatttgttctttACCTTGTTAATCAAATTACTACTCAAATTGTGGAGAAGATCAAAGTCGCATATTACTTTAAAAAGGTTTTGTACTTATCATCTTACCTCTtacttttaaattgattttaataatgataaattaaactcaatataaaaaacttaatattatatcggaatcaaaaattaaatttaaagagttTATAAAATATGTCATCTCTCACTACGGACAAGCTTTGAGTtcttatattttgattataataatttagattttgAAGCGTGTAAGATTGGTCattatatttcttaatatattgttatcaatattaattatatattatgaaaataaacaaagttatcaatttatatatatatatatatatatatatatatatatatatatatatatatatattttcaatctCTNNNNNNNNNNNNNNNNNNNNNNNNNNNNNNNNNNNNNNNNNNNNNNNNNNNNNNNNNNNNNNNNNNNNNNNNNNNNNNNNNNNNNNNNNNNNNNNNNNNNNNNNNNNNNNNNNNNNNNNNNNNNNNNNNNNNNNNNNNNNNNNNNNNNNNNNNNNNNNNNNNNNNNNNNNNNNNNNNNNNNNNNNNNNNNNNNNNNNNNNNNNNNNNNNNNNNNNNNNNNNNNNNNNNNNNNNNNNNNNNNNNNNNNNNNNNNNNNNNNNNNNNNNNNaaatatatatatatatatatatatatatatatatatatatatatatattttcaattactATAGTAACGGCTTCTCATAGTTGTTCTCTAGTTACATCATTTCATAAAACAATTGTTTCTTAGACAACTATTCTTGGGTGACTTGCTCACGTCGAGAGACTAGTTTAATAATTGTGATAAGTAAAACAATTTGTGATTGGGATGAAATACTAAACGAAGAGAAATAAGTAGAGAAAAATATACTTAAATTTTTCTTTGTAAACTTAAATAATCTCACTATGGATTTCTCATCATTAATAGTAATTCTACTATGATGGaagttaattgaattttttttttcaatttaatatattttttcacattaatttttttcccTTTCAAAATAATGTGCCACATGTTATCTGGGTCCTTGCTTATGTAGtagacattaaaattaaatcctGAAAATTAGAGTCAATATTCTTGATAAGgaaatattatttgaaacaaaatctTCTTTGTTAAGATAAAATGAAATTGGGTCCTTAATTCCTAATTCGAGTAGTAAATGTTGATATTATTACGttgaaaatcatattttatgatCGAATTCAGAACTTCACAATTATGTGTGATTTTCTAAtgacatttattattttgtctATAGAagcaaaaaataagaaaaagtaaaataagattTATAATTGGTGCGGTCACGAGAATTCACACAATTACACTGTTAAACAGTCAATAATGgtccaattttaattaaataatcataaaaaataccaattttaatttttattatataatttaaaaaactaaaattaaatttaaattattcaattttaatcGAACAGTCACCATATCTAATTACGTAAATACCGATACCCATAGATGCACAAAATCCCGATCCATAAAAATATGTTGAGATAGACTCAAGCAACCAAGTGGTCAAGGATTCCAATTTATGAAGTATTTCCCATGTGAGAGATATTCTTAATATATTAATCTAACATATCTTGTAAACCCCTATTCTCCTCAGTTATAGATAAACTCAATCGCACACAAACTTGTAACAGCTACAATTGATGGAACATCTTTTGTTTAGAACTTTTCATACATTAAATCAAATCAGCTATCATTTCCATAATAGAAATATTACAAATCTGTTTTATTCACTACCATTATAAAGCAATTGATTGATAAGCACAAACCATAATGATTATTGTCCTTGGAATAAATGATTTTCTTAAGTAGAGCCAATTTCACATTTAATCAAAAGTATGCTTATAGAAGTGCAAAAATTGAATCTTTTGTCCATACCACCTACACAAGGCTATccatatccaaaaaaaaaatcaagagaaggataatttaatcatttttcaaTAGATCAGTTAGAAGATCAAAtcagaaataaataattatatgctttaaaatttaaaattaagtcaCAAGCAAATAAAGAATTTCTATATTACAAGAATACTAATGACTCATGTTAGAAAATGCACAAGCATATAAGGCCCACAAAACCACATGTATACTACAAAAGAATATTCTCTCTAGTAACCCTCTCACATATTTATTGATCTCGACAATTTGAtctaaatcaataattaatatcattaaaaagCAATCTTAAATAAGTAGTATAATCCATTCAATCTTAAATACTGATTTCGATCATCCGATCTAAATCAATAGTTGATATCATTAAAAATCAATCTTAAATAAGTAATATAATCCGATCaatcttaaattaataatcaaaattgaTTATAACATGTATCTGTATCGTATTATTACTACGGAGAATCCAAATCCATTAGTGCAAGTCAATACGAAACAAACACTATCTCATGCTATATTCAAATTTGATCATATACCAAACCactattgaaaataaataaaaaagcaaaacCAAACCAAGAGAGAAAGTCTCTCTCTAGTTGTTTGAGTTTCAAGCTTTTCAACCTTTTCCTTTCCTTTGTGAACTTCCTTATATGAAAACCAAAACCACAACAAAATTTTTCCTTTCCTTCCTCTACTTGAACTCCACAAATCCAAGGAAGCAAAAAAACCAAATTACTTATATTCTTATTTACCCTGTTATGGTTTTTTCCCTTCCTTTCTTGAAAAATGGTTCAAAGAAAGGTTCAAAACAAGTTTAGTATCCAAGTTGAACATGTTAAATCCCAAAAGCATTCATCAAACATGAAGCTATCTTCTTCTTCTCAAAACCAAGATGGAAAAATCAAAGGTTATGATCAtgtgaagaagaaaatgaagaaatcaAAGTCAATCAAAATTTCTGATCTTGATCAAACTCTTCAATCAACACCACAAAAGAAGAATCCAACAACACCAAATTTTTCACCAAATGGTTCACCAAATTACATGAAACCAACAAGTAGTTCACATGCAAAAAAGGATCTTTTTCATGTAAGCCTTAAAAGAACTCAATCTTGTTCTGATTTGAAGAGTCTTCCTAGAAAATTTTCAAGTGATTCAAAAGTTACttgtgtttcttcttcttcttctagtCAAAAACCATCAAAAGCTTTGACAAAAACATCTAGTTTGAGTTTGGTTAGAACATTAACAAAAACTACTAGTTTCAAAGCTTTTAGAACATCATGTCCTAGAAAATCATCAACAAGAGTTACAATATGTGGAGATATGAATGCAAAAAAACCAAATAGAGCTACTTGTTCTTCAACTTTGAAGGACTCAAAATTTCCTTCATATCTTATGCTTAATCATGGTGGAAGTGAATTAGAAGGAACTTCTATTATGAAGGTTTGTTCATATACTTATTGTTCTCTTAATGGTCATCATCATGATGATTTGCCTCCTTTGAAGACGTTTGTGTCTTCGAGGAGGCGTTTATTGAAGGCGCAAAAGCGCGTGAAGGTTGAAGCTTTGAGTCCTCGAAGCCGAAGATTAAAGGGTCATGGTGAGAATGAAAAGAAGGACTATGATTTTGAGAAGAATGTTTTTGATGCAAAAGATGCACATGATGAAATTGGTGTGGATTTCTTCATTGAAATCTATGATAATGAAAAGGATGCAAATTTAAAAGGAGAAGATGAAAtggaaaaaaatgaatttttaattgaGGATATCATCAAGTCTACAATTGAAGATGATCTTGAGGGTGATTTGGAAAAATCctttgaagctgaagatcaaCAAACTAGTTGGTCTCATGAAGAAATGAGTATGGGAAGCTATTGCAATGATGAGGAAAAAATGGAAGATGTTGACAATGATGATATGCAGTTGGAAGAGGAAAATTTTCATGGATTTGTTGATCATAAAAATGATGTTGATTCTGATTTCTATGCAGATGAGGAAAATGACTCAAAATCTGAGAGTTCTCATGATATGTCAGTGACATGGTTAGATGATATCCTAAGTAGCTATTATGAGGATATTATTCTTGTTGATGAAACAATCAAAGAAGCCAAATTTGAAGAAAACATCTATCTTGAAGAACAACTTGATGATGGTGTTAGTTCTGTCCTTGAGGACAAAATTGGAAGCAATGAGGCTCAAGAAATTGGTTATCTCTCCGATGAGGTCGGTTGTGACGACCGATCTTCTATGGCCGATCAAATATTTGATTACACGACGAACGCCGAAGAAAATGGTatagaaaatatcaaaaaagaACTTGATGAAGATACAAAAGAAAATAACCAATGTGAAAAGATGATTGAAACATGCAATGTTGATGAGACAAGCcaagagaaaaaagaagaaaagaaagtgtTGGAAAAAGATAAAGCAAAAGGTAGTAACAAAAGAACAAGTTGCATAGTTAATGAAGAAGAGGAAAACACAAGAGATAATTGGAAAGGTGTGATTAGAAGAAAGAGGTGTGTtgaaaatgatgatgatgatgaaatgAGAAAGTTCAATCCAAAAGAACCAAACTTTTTGCCTTTGGTTGATgaacaagaacaagaaaaagttgacTTGAGACATCAAATGATGGATGAGAGAAAGAATGCAGAGGATTGGATGGTTGATTGTGCATTAAGACAAGTTGTTAACAAACTTGGTCCTGCTAAGAAGAAGAAAGTTGCATTGTTAGTTGAAGCCTTTGAAACTGTGATACCAAAATGTGAGTCACATTTGAGAAACAATTCAGGCTTTGCTCATGCTAGACACATCCAAACTTGTAGCTGATGGATCATGCTAAGGTAAACAATTCAacatatctttttcttttagtcCCCTAATTAATGATTAGTAATTGTTTAGTCACTACAGAAGTTTATTCACatggtattttttttatatataaaatcttaaaaattaaaaattaatagttatatcattttttcaaaattgaattaaaGTTCTATttcttaaatactcatttagtGTATCTTAGTTTATTAACCGATTTAACTTCATAAAGCAATTGATATGGTAGTTTATTAAAAGATTTGGTTTTTAGGAGAATTTAGGAATTTAGTAGTTGAATTTGTGGGTGTCACACAATTTCGTCTTTTAAATTAACGAAtattcctaaaaataaaaatcctcAAATGCGTCATTTGCATTAGGTTTTATCAATCGACGAATGTAGTCATGAGTTTGTCTCATAGAGAAATatagtttattattttcaatttcaagtattattttaattagaacTTGATTAATTTTGAATCCCTCAAATTTGAAGAACTAAATAATTTAGTGCTTCACTCTTACAGTCTTATAGTTAGTATGTagcataaaataatttatattctgCCATTATTTTaactctatttacattttatctaATAGTGGTATATACGTGATTTTGTGATTTTATCTGGATTTAAAGATATATGAATATTATCTTAGTcataaatgaaacaaaaaataaacaggGCACGAtttcaaaagtaaaattaatttgtgaaaGATTTatctgaaaatttcaaaaattgaaggatTAATTAATCCCAAACTAATAATGGAATCAAACAACAATaaattcgttttttttttttgtcttttttattttatttttgtgaaggTAAAAGT from Cicer arietinum cultivar CDC Frontier isolate Library 1 chromosome 5, Cicar.CDCFrontier_v2.0, whole genome shotgun sequence carries:
- the LOC101515669 gene encoding uncharacterized protein, whose translation is MVQRKVQNKFSIQVEHVKSQKHSSNMKLSSSSQNQDGKIKGYDHVKKKMKKSKSIKISDLDQTLQSTPQKKNPTTPNFSPNGSPNYMKPTSSSHAKKDLFHVSLKRTQSCSDLKSLPRKFSSDSKVTCVSSSSSSQKPSKALTKTSSLSLVRTLTKTTSFKAFRTSCPRKSSTRVTICGDMNAKKPNRATCSSTLKDSKFPSYLMLNHGGSELEGTSIMKVCSYTYCSLNGHHHDDLPPLKTFVSSRRRLLKAQKRVKVEALSPRSRRLKGHGENEKKDYDFEKNVFDAKDAHDEIGVDFFIEIYDNEKDANLKGEDEMEKNEFLIEDIIKSTIEDDLEGDLEKSFEAEDQQTSWSHEEMSMGSYCNDEEKMEDVDNDDMQLEEENFHGFVDHKNDVDSDFYADEENDSKSESSHDMSVTWLDDILSSYYEDIILVDETIKEAKFEENIYLEEQLDDGVSSVLEDKIGSNEAQEIGYLSDEVGCDDRSSMADQIFDYTTNAEENGIENIKKELDEDTKENNQCEKMIETCNVDETSQEKKEEKKVLEKDKAKGSNKRTSCIVNEEEENTRDNWKGVIRRKRCVENDDDDEMRKFNPKEPNFLPLVDEQEQEKVDLRHQMMDERKNAEDWMVDCALRQVVNKLGPAKKKKVALLVEAFETVIPKCESHLRNNSGFAHARHIQTCS